One window from the genome of Candidatus Didemnitutus sp. encodes:
- a CDS encoding formylglycine-generating enzyme family protein — MNCTPAAAHRTLLAIQAIAAAGTFFRPLPRPRHHGICHLLGDKLRRLVPAALVCASVALLAAPVTRGAGARAAAVENATTVVIPAGSYVPLQRSVKDLASVPVAAFRLDVTPVTNAEFLSFVRANPKWQRSRVSPLFADASYLETWAGDLEPGPRAPANAPVVRVSWFAARAYAAWAGKRLPTAAEWELAASAGYTRADGKNDEQLNRDLYAWLARPVPAVLPDAATARPNFHGVCGLHGLVWEWVSDFNTAMVTGESRADSGLERDLFCGAGSVGAKDTTDYAAFMRQALRSSLRANNTTSSLGFRCAQDL; from the coding sequence GTGAACTGCACTCCGGCCGCGGCGCATCGCACGCTGCTCGCGATCCAAGCGATCGCCGCGGCCGGAACCTTTTTCCGCCCGCTCCCGCGGCCGCGGCACCACGGAATTTGTCACCTATTAGGTGACAAACTCCGCCGGCTCGTCCCGGCGGCGCTCGTGTGCGCCAGCGTCGCATTGCTGGCCGCGCCCGTCACCCGCGGAGCCGGGGCGCGCGCGGCGGCGGTCGAAAACGCCACCACCGTCGTCATCCCGGCCGGCAGCTATGTCCCGCTCCAGCGTTCCGTGAAGGACCTCGCGAGCGTGCCCGTCGCCGCGTTCCGCTTGGACGTCACGCCGGTCACCAACGCCGAGTTTCTCTCCTTCGTCCGCGCCAACCCGAAATGGCAACGCTCGCGCGTGAGCCCGCTCTTCGCCGACGCCTCGTATCTCGAAACGTGGGCCGGCGACCTCGAGCCCGGCCCGCGCGCACCCGCCAACGCGCCGGTCGTGCGCGTCTCGTGGTTCGCCGCGCGCGCCTACGCTGCATGGGCCGGCAAGCGCCTGCCCACCGCCGCCGAATGGGAGCTCGCCGCCAGCGCCGGCTACACGCGCGCCGACGGCAAGAACGACGAGCAGCTCAACCGCGACCTCTACGCCTGGCTCGCGCGCCCCGTGCCGGCCGTGCTCCCCGACGCCGCGACCGCGCGTCCGAATTTCCACGGCGTGTGCGGCCTGCACGGCCTCGTCTGGGAATGGGTCAGCGATTTCAACACCGCCATGGTCACCGGCGAATCGCGCGCCGACTCCGGCCTCGAACGCGATCTCTTCTGCGGTGCCGGTTCGGTCGGCGCCAAGGACACGACCGATTACGCCGCGTTCATGCGGCAAGCGCTCCGCTCCTCGCTCCGCGCCAACAACACCACGTCCTCCCTCGGCTTCCGCTGCGCGCAGGACCTCTGA
- a CDS encoding SCO family protein — protein MNTTSFPTPTSSRPPAPSNPIGYSSRSLSLWGGNLLGYSVRLAAVGVALSAAIAVSAGSCCKPEPKPEPKDACCAAAEKPASAEKAACCKPTEAADTTTAPFTRTSLYQADGSFTDDSGKSFRLASLRGRPVVVNLFFATCGYACPLAVTDLLAVQARLSPTQRKDTVFVLVSFDLQRDTVEALAQYRAARQLDDNWILLRGDDASVRELAALLGVKYKQEADGSFAHSNLFTILNREGEVVHQRIGLQSGIDGAVAALTAL, from the coding sequence ATGAACACCACGTCCTTCCCCACCCCAACGTCTTCCCGCCCCCCCGCGCCGAGTAACCCAATAGGTTACTCATCCCGCTCGCTCTCACTATGGGGCGGTAACCTATTAGGTTACTCCGTCCGTTTGGCCGCGGTCGGGGTCGCGCTTTCCGCCGCGATCGCGGTCAGCGCCGGCTCTTGCTGCAAGCCCGAGCCGAAACCGGAACCCAAGGACGCGTGCTGCGCCGCGGCCGAAAAGCCCGCCTCCGCGGAGAAGGCCGCTTGCTGCAAGCCCACGGAAGCCGCCGACACCACCACTGCACCCTTCACGCGCACCTCGCTCTACCAAGCCGACGGCTCCTTCACCGACGATTCGGGGAAATCCTTTCGCCTCGCCTCCCTGCGCGGTCGTCCCGTTGTGGTGAACCTGTTCTTCGCCACCTGCGGCTACGCCTGCCCGCTCGCCGTCACCGATCTGCTCGCCGTGCAAGCGCGCCTCTCGCCCACGCAGCGCAAGGACACCGTGTTCGTCCTCGTGTCGTTCGATCTCCAGCGCGACACCGTCGAGGCGCTCGCGCAATACCGCGCCGCCCGCCAGCTCGACGACAACTGGATCCTTCTCCGCGGCGACGACGCGTCCGTCCGCGAACTCGCCGCTCTCCTCGGCGTGAAATACAAACAGGAAGCCGACGGCTCCTTCGCCCACTCGAACCTCTTCACGATCCTCAACCGCGAAGGCGAAGTCGTCCACCAGCGCATCGGCCTGCAAAGCGGCATCGACGGCGCCGTCGCCGCGCTCACCGCCCTCTAA
- a CDS encoding M13 family metallopeptidase: protein MNHESASPRGSRFRAGRISTRLLFGVGLAFLAAVLEGATEPRQTQPRVDDGVDIAVHPGDDFFAYANGAWLKATALPTGRNRWTARDEIAAQTKRQMAELFASAEQAAPGSTARKIGDYRAAFLDTAAIEARGIAPLQPLLQRIDALGDKGALADWLGAELRADCDPLNTGVFSSPHVFGFAVQFGIRGDGRHHAYLLQGGLGLGAAEAYTAETTEAVESRARYASGIAATLRRLGCDRAEERARAVLALETELARTHVSDEKSANERNADQVWLRSDFPARAPGLDWEKFFRAAGLEATPEIAVWQPAAVTGIAAQIDAQPLAVWQDYLRFHLVQRHADVLPAEFAAARAEPTAARPQLALAELERALPELLGRAYVEKFFPPEVKARVQAVADDMLAHFQRRVATARWLSPEGRRRAQEILRVAHFSAGHPETWVDDSALTVARDDAFGNRRRVAEWRHRAALARLDRPVDLREWTMSPHQSGAVINLLLNSYNFAAALLQPPKFDPAASRAALYGSIGAIFAHEMCHFVDTLGADYDAGGALRNWWTDADRAAYAAATQPLIAQFAARRAADLPLDGQRTLVENFADLAGLELAFEAHRHALGARAADAEYTRAQNREFFIAFARAWRAKTDEAGLRRQVQTDNHAPEAFRAATARNLDAWYDAFDIRPGDRLYLAPDARVRLW, encoded by the coding sequence ATGAACCACGAATCAGCCTCGCCTCGCGGGTCGCGCTTCCGCGCGGGCCGGATTTCCACGCGTCTCCTGTTCGGCGTCGGACTCGCGTTTCTCGCCGCTGTCCTCGAGGGCGCGACGGAACCCCGGCAGACTCAGCCCCGCGTCGATGACGGCGTGGACATCGCGGTGCATCCGGGCGACGACTTTTTCGCCTACGCCAATGGCGCGTGGCTCAAGGCCACCGCGCTGCCCACCGGGCGCAACCGCTGGACGGCGCGCGATGAAATCGCCGCGCAGACGAAGCGACAGATGGCCGAGCTGTTTGCCAGCGCGGAGCAGGCCGCGCCCGGTTCGACGGCGCGAAAGATCGGCGACTATCGCGCGGCGTTCCTCGACACGGCGGCCATCGAGGCTCGCGGAATCGCCCCGCTCCAGCCGCTGTTGCAGCGCATCGATGCGCTCGGGGACAAAGGTGCGCTGGCCGACTGGCTCGGCGCCGAACTGCGGGCCGATTGTGACCCGCTGAACACCGGCGTCTTTTCCTCGCCGCACGTCTTCGGGTTCGCGGTGCAATTTGGCATTCGCGGCGACGGCCGGCACCACGCCTATCTCCTGCAAGGCGGGCTCGGACTCGGAGCGGCGGAGGCCTACACCGCCGAGACGACGGAAGCCGTGGAAAGCCGCGCGCGCTACGCTTCCGGCATCGCCGCGACGCTGCGTCGCCTCGGCTGCGACCGCGCGGAGGAGAGAGCGCGCGCCGTGCTCGCGCTCGAAACGGAATTGGCGCGCACGCACGTCTCCGACGAGAAATCGGCCAACGAGCGCAACGCCGACCAAGTGTGGCTCCGCAGCGATTTTCCCGCCCGGGCGCCGGGGCTCGATTGGGAAAAGTTCTTCCGCGCCGCCGGACTCGAGGCCACGCCGGAGATCGCGGTCTGGCAGCCGGCCGCTGTGACCGGCATCGCGGCGCAGATCGACGCCCAGCCTTTGGCCGTGTGGCAGGACTATCTCCGTTTCCACCTCGTGCAGCGCCATGCGGACGTGTTGCCGGCGGAGTTTGCCGCCGCCCGCGCGGAACCCACCGCTGCGCGCCCACAGCTCGCGCTGGCCGAGCTCGAGCGTGCGCTGCCCGAGCTGCTGGGCCGGGCCTACGTGGAGAAATTTTTCCCGCCGGAGGTGAAGGCGCGCGTGCAGGCGGTCGCCGACGATATGCTCGCGCATTTCCAGCGCCGCGTGGCCACCGCTCGCTGGCTGAGCCCGGAGGGTCGCCGGCGCGCGCAGGAGATATTGCGGGTCGCGCATTTCAGCGCGGGTCACCCGGAGACCTGGGTGGACGACTCCGCCTTGACGGTCGCGCGCGACGACGCCTTTGGCAACCGCCGCCGCGTGGCGGAATGGCGCCACCGCGCTGCGCTCGCCCGACTCGACCGGCCCGTCGATCTCCGCGAGTGGACGATGTCGCCGCACCAATCCGGCGCGGTGATCAACCTCCTGCTCAACTCCTACAACTTCGCGGCCGCGCTGCTGCAGCCGCCCAAGTTCGACCCGGCGGCTTCGCGCGCGGCGCTCTATGGGTCGATCGGCGCGATCTTTGCCCACGAAATGTGCCACTTCGTGGACACGCTCGGCGCAGACTACGACGCGGGAGGCGCACTGCGTAACTGGTGGACCGACGCGGATCGCGCCGCTTACGCCGCCGCCACGCAGCCCCTCATCGCGCAGTTCGCCGCGCGCCGGGCCGCGGATCTGCCGCTCGACGGACAGCGGACGCTGGTGGAAAATTTCGCCGACCTCGCGGGCTTGGAACTCGCCTTCGAGGCGCACCGCCACGCGCTCGGCGCACGCGCCGCCGACGCGGAATACACGCGGGCGCAGAATCGCGAGTTCTTCATCGCTTTCGCCCGCGCGTGGCGGGCGAAGACCGACGAAGCGGGTCTGCGCCGACAAGTGCAGACCGACAACCATGCGCCGGAAGCGTTTCGCGCCGCTACGGCGCGCAATCTCGATGCGTGGTATGACGCCTTCGACATCCGTCCCGGCGATCGGCTCTACCTCGCCCCGGACGCACGTGTGCGCCTGTGGTAG
- a CDS encoding alginate export family protein — translation MKSLAVFPLAAALALAAHAAEPASLTDAVAQGKVSLNARLRYEGVQQTNLLDANALTLRTRLGLTTAKFHGWQFSVEGENVTAYDGDAYSQSGLNPAAARRAVVGDPETTELNQLWLGYTFDKTTATIGRQKLILDNARFVGDVGWRQNQQTFDALVVQDKSLKDTTLTYAYLDQVNRVFSRRHAQGRWDSESHVLNAAYTGNPLGTVTGYAYLLDFDNSAANSCATYGVSLVGAQKISNALKFTYRAELATQSDYGSSPLSYSTVYHCVEAGLAAKSVSFTLGHELLGSDNNVGFKTPLATLHAFNGWADLFLATPAAGLRDVYAKGTANLPAAVTLTAFYHWFDAAKGSTDFGTETDVMLSRKFGKYVTATAKAADFRRDSLAFANVRKVWLQLDYAW, via the coding sequence ATGAAATCCCTCGCCGTCTTCCCTCTCGCCGCCGCGCTCGCGCTCGCCGCCCACGCTGCCGAACCCGCCTCGCTCACCGACGCCGTCGCGCAAGGCAAGGTCTCGCTCAACGCCCGCCTGCGCTACGAAGGCGTGCAGCAGACCAATCTGCTCGACGCCAACGCGCTCACGCTCCGCACGCGCCTCGGCCTCACGACCGCGAAGTTCCACGGCTGGCAGTTCTCCGTTGAGGGCGAGAACGTCACCGCCTACGACGGCGACGCCTACAGCCAGTCCGGCCTCAATCCCGCCGCCGCCCGCCGCGCCGTCGTCGGTGATCCCGAGACGACCGAACTGAACCAGCTCTGGCTCGGCTACACTTTCGACAAAACCACCGCCACGATCGGCCGCCAGAAGCTCATCCTCGACAACGCCCGCTTCGTCGGCGACGTCGGCTGGCGGCAGAACCAGCAGACGTTCGACGCGCTCGTCGTGCAGGACAAATCGCTCAAGGACACGACGCTCACCTACGCCTACCTCGACCAAGTCAATCGCGTGTTCTCGCGCCGCCACGCGCAAGGCCGCTGGGATTCCGAGTCGCACGTGCTGAACGCCGCCTACACCGGCAACCCGCTCGGCACCGTCACCGGCTACGCCTACCTGCTCGATTTCGACAACTCCGCCGCCAACTCCTGCGCCACCTACGGCGTCAGCCTCGTCGGCGCGCAAAAGATCAGCAACGCCCTCAAGTTCACCTACCGCGCCGAACTCGCGACGCAGTCCGACTACGGCTCCAGCCCGCTGAGCTACTCCACCGTCTACCACTGCGTGGAGGCCGGCCTCGCGGCGAAGTCCGTCAGCTTCACGCTCGGTCACGAGCTGCTCGGTTCCGACAACAACGTCGGCTTCAAGACTCCGCTCGCCACGCTCCACGCCTTCAACGGCTGGGCCGATCTCTTCCTCGCCACGCCCGCCGCCGGCCTGCGCGACGTCTACGCCAAGGGCACGGCCAACCTCCCCGCAGCCGTCACGCTCACCGCGTTCTACCACTGGTTCGACGCCGCCAAGGGCAGCACTGATTTCGGCACCGAGACCGACGTGATGCTCTCGCGCAAGTTCGGCAAATACGTCACCGCGACGGCGAAGGCCGCCGACTTCCGCCGCGACAGCCTCGCCTTCGCCAACGTCCGCAAGGTCTGGCTCCAACTCGACTACGCGTGGTGA
- the nrfH gene encoding cytochrome c nitrite reductase small subunit, which produces MKPPAPRLRFYLALTLTGVIGLFLGLGSYTFTFAHGLSYFSNDPKACVNCHIMREQFDGWQKSPHHAVATCNDCHTPHDFVRKYLTKAENGYWHSKGFTLQDFHEPIMIRPKNVAVLQENCVACHQQIVDGINTHPGDPQKMLDCLHCHRDVGHGPVR; this is translated from the coding sequence ATGAAACCCCCGGCGCCCCGCCTCCGTTTCTACCTCGCACTGACGCTCACCGGCGTGATCGGCCTGTTCCTCGGGCTCGGCAGCTACACGTTCACGTTCGCCCACGGCCTTTCGTATTTTTCCAACGACCCGAAGGCGTGCGTGAACTGCCACATCATGCGCGAGCAGTTCGACGGCTGGCAGAAATCCCCGCACCACGCCGTCGCCACCTGCAACGATTGCCACACGCCGCACGACTTCGTCCGGAAATACCTCACGAAAGCGGAAAACGGCTACTGGCACTCGAAGGGTTTCACGCTGCAGGACTTTCATGAGCCCATCATGATTCGCCCGAAGAACGTGGCCGTGCTCCAGGAAAACTGCGTCGCGTGCCACCAGCAGATCGTCGACGGCATCAACACCCACCCGGGCGATCCGCAGAAGATGCTCGATTGCCTCCACTGCCACCGCGACGTCGGCCACGGCCCCGTCCGCTGA
- a CDS encoding ammonia-forming cytochrome c nitrite reductase subunit c552, giving the protein MNSRLSSQRGLSIAGYLGLLALFAIATFGVLMLYQNIVARKAEATKDVFRVVEVSDKTIDPAVWGKNYPRQYDSYKRTVDTERTNFGGSEAFQHLDADPMWRRIFAGYAFGIDYREERGHAYMLQDQRETERVTKRPQPGACLQCHASTVNLYLEQGLKAGAPAGKEHWEEQMQKGFEVVCKMPYAEATKLVEHPVSCIDCHDAESMALRVNRPGFLNGIRALAKSDYPTPHLPSIERWRKEGRKGQYEPNKDATRQEMRSMVCAQCHVEYYFKGEGKLVTYPWDKGLKVEQIETYYNEVGHKDWVHKETGANVLKAQHPEFEMWSQGIHARAGVSCADCHMPYVREGAVKVSNHHVRSPLLNVAQACQTCHRVPEQEIKARALAVQDRNAALLTRGEKALVGLIDAVVAAQKAGATDAQLKAAREFQRQAQWRLDFVSAENSMGFHAPQEAARILAEAIDYARQGELAVARDAKAAAPAVGTAAGTP; this is encoded by the coding sequence ATGAACTCCCGCCTCTCCAGCCAACGCGGCCTCAGCATCGCCGGCTATCTCGGCCTGCTCGCCCTCTTCGCCATCGCCACGTTCGGTGTGCTGATGCTCTACCAGAACATCGTCGCCCGCAAAGCCGAGGCGACCAAGGACGTCTTCCGCGTCGTCGAAGTCAGCGACAAGACGATCGACCCCGCCGTCTGGGGCAAAAACTACCCGCGCCAATACGACAGCTACAAGCGCACCGTCGACACCGAGCGCACCAACTTCGGCGGCAGCGAGGCGTTCCAGCACCTCGACGCTGATCCCATGTGGCGCCGCATCTTCGCCGGCTACGCCTTCGGCATCGATTACCGCGAGGAGCGCGGCCACGCCTACATGCTGCAGGACCAGCGCGAGACCGAGCGCGTCACCAAACGCCCGCAACCCGGCGCCTGCCTCCAGTGCCACGCCTCGACGGTGAACCTTTATCTCGAGCAAGGCCTCAAGGCCGGCGCGCCCGCCGGCAAGGAGCACTGGGAAGAGCAAATGCAGAAGGGCTTCGAAGTCGTCTGCAAGATGCCCTACGCCGAAGCCACCAAGCTCGTCGAGCACCCGGTCTCGTGCATCGATTGCCACGACGCCGAGTCGATGGCGCTCCGCGTCAACCGCCCGGGCTTCCTCAACGGCATCCGCGCGCTCGCCAAGTCCGACTACCCGACGCCGCACCTGCCGAGCATCGAGCGCTGGCGCAAGGAAGGCCGCAAAGGCCAATACGAACCCAACAAGGACGCCACGCGCCAGGAAATGCGCTCGATGGTCTGTGCCCAGTGCCACGTCGAGTATTACTTCAAAGGCGAGGGCAAGCTCGTCACCTACCCGTGGGACAAGGGCCTGAAGGTCGAGCAGATCGAGACCTACTACAACGAGGTCGGCCACAAGGATTGGGTGCACAAGGAAACCGGCGCCAACGTGCTCAAGGCCCAGCACCCCGAGTTTGAAATGTGGAGCCAGGGCATCCACGCCCGCGCCGGCGTCTCCTGCGCCGATTGCCACATGCCCTACGTCCGCGAAGGCGCCGTCAAGGTCAGCAATCACCACGTCCGCTCGCCGCTCCTCAACGTCGCGCAGGCCTGCCAGACCTGCCACCGCGTCCCCGAGCAGGAAATCAAGGCACGCGCCCTCGCCGTGCAGGACCGCAACGCCGCGCTCCTCACCCGCGGCGAGAAGGCGCTCGTCGGCCTGATCGACGCCGTCGTCGCCGCGCAAAAAGCCGGCGCCACGGACGCGCAACTCAAAGCCGCGCGCGAATTCCAGCGCCAGGCGCAGTGGCGCCTCGACTTCGTCTCTGCGGAAAACTCCATGGGCTTCCACGCTCCGCAAGAGGCCGCGCGCATCCTAGCCGAAGCGATCGACTACGCCCGCCAGGGCGAACTCGCCGTCGCCCGCGACGCGAAGGCGGCCGCTCCCGCCGTCGGCACCGCCGCCGGCACACCGTAA
- a CDS encoding MMPL family transporter has product MRPAYVRLAHWLFRHRRAVVIAWPLALLLCLPAARRAPDFLQAGSGQLPGTDSAEVETALARDFDHPFTHSLAITFDSATARIDAPEFRAALADFASALRASPAVARVVVPDEQVAAQFRAADGHSVAVLLGLKAGRFDEAEAAVPVVRAAVRAAWPAARFPEWSVRVTGRSAINYDLGVFNAHDSQRAELRALPLSLIVLVFVFGSLGAAALPLALGVASTTAALAVVPALALFTPLNILYQNVVTLLGLALGIDYSLFLVNRYQEQRAAGDDCESALATTLATTGFAITCSGLTVLIGLAGLLLTPLFELRSVGLGGLVVVALSVALSLTLLPALLVTCDRWLGSPRWLALRIAPAQSQTRWEKWTAFVLRRPIAALLVGLAGLLALSAPLLKLHPGFPDRPWLPTTMESTEGFAVLQKMGVAQEAMPFLVVVRATDGGELFPRHLDGFIALSDELWEDARATRIFGPADLAPMVPRFLVREFHRDLERHLAEKPELAAMILSRDRRSALVQIVLHDDATYGDTQEYSRWLRARHVPGLTLAVGGHWPGALDFDAMLLRAYPVAFGAVIAATFAVLAFAFRSLLVPVKALVLNALSVAAAFGAMVAVFQWGWGGAWLGLDGPTGAVPLVIPIMVFCLTFGLSMDYEVMILARVREEFLRMPDGDASVRRGLVATGRIISGAAAIMVVVFGAFALAGVVVVKMFGFGLAVAVAVDALVVRALMVPAAMKLAGRWNWWPGLRGAPASKEE; this is encoded by the coding sequence ATGCGCCCTGCGTATGTGCGACTCGCCCACTGGCTGTTCCGGCACCGACGCGCCGTCGTCATCGCGTGGCCGCTCGCACTGCTGCTGTGCCTGCCCGCCGCCCGCCGCGCGCCGGATTTTCTGCAAGCCGGCTCCGGGCAACTGCCCGGCACCGACTCGGCTGAAGTGGAAACCGCCCTCGCGCGCGACTTCGACCATCCGTTCACGCACAGCCTCGCGATCACGTTCGACTCCGCCACCGCACGCATCGACGCGCCGGAATTTCGCGCCGCACTCGCCGATTTCGCCTCCGCCCTGCGCGCGAGTCCCGCCGTGGCGCGCGTCGTGGTGCCGGACGAGCAGGTCGCCGCCCAATTTCGCGCTGCCGACGGACACTCCGTCGCGGTGCTGCTCGGGTTGAAGGCCGGCCGCTTCGACGAAGCCGAGGCCGCCGTGCCCGTCGTCCGCGCCGCCGTGCGCGCGGCGTGGCCGGCCGCGCGCTTCCCGGAGTGGAGCGTTCGCGTCACCGGTCGCTCCGCGATCAACTACGACCTCGGCGTCTTCAACGCGCACGACTCGCAGCGCGCCGAGCTGCGCGCGCTGCCGCTCTCGTTGATCGTGCTCGTCTTCGTGTTCGGCTCGCTCGGCGCCGCGGCGCTGCCGCTCGCCCTCGGCGTGGCCTCGACCACGGCCGCGCTCGCGGTCGTGCCGGCGCTGGCCTTGTTCACGCCGCTCAACATCCTCTACCAAAACGTCGTCACACTCCTCGGTCTCGCGCTCGGCATCGATTACTCGCTCTTCCTCGTCAACCGCTACCAAGAACAGCGCGCCGCCGGCGACGATTGCGAGAGCGCGCTCGCGACCACGCTCGCCACCACGGGTTTCGCCATCACGTGTTCCGGGTTGACCGTGTTGATCGGACTCGCCGGCTTGCTGCTCACACCGCTCTTCGAACTCCGCTCGGTCGGACTCGGCGGCCTCGTCGTCGTGGCGCTGAGCGTCGCGCTGTCGCTGACGTTGTTGCCCGCGCTGTTGGTCACGTGCGACCGCTGGCTCGGTTCGCCGCGCTGGCTCGCGCTCCGCATCGCTCCCGCGCAAAGCCAAACGCGTTGGGAAAAATGGACCGCGTTCGTCCTCCGGCGCCCCATCGCGGCGCTGCTGGTCGGCCTCGCGGGGTTGCTCGCGCTGAGCGCGCCGCTGCTGAAGCTGCACCCGGGATTCCCCGACCGCCCGTGGCTGCCCACGACGATGGAAAGCACCGAAGGTTTCGCCGTGCTCCAGAAAATGGGCGTCGCGCAGGAGGCGATGCCGTTTCTCGTGGTCGTCCGCGCCACGGACGGCGGCGAATTGTTCCCGCGCCATCTCGACGGCTTCATCGCGCTGTCGGATGAACTATGGGAAGACGCCCGGGCCACGCGCATCTTCGGTCCGGCGGACCTCGCGCCGATGGTGCCACGGTTCCTCGTGCGGGAATTCCACCGCGACCTCGAACGCCACCTCGCCGAGAAGCCGGAACTCGCCGCCATGATCCTCAGCCGCGACCGGCGCTCCGCGCTCGTGCAGATCGTCCTGCACGACGACGCGACCTACGGCGACACGCAGGAATACTCGCGCTGGCTGCGCGCGCGGCATGTGCCCGGACTCACGCTCGCGGTCGGCGGACACTGGCCTGGCGCGCTCGATTTCGACGCGATGCTGCTGCGGGCGTATCCCGTCGCCTTTGGTGCGGTGATCGCCGCGACCTTCGCGGTGCTGGCCTTCGCGTTTCGCTCGCTGCTGGTGCCGGTGAAGGCGCTGGTGTTGAACGCGCTGTCCGTCGCGGCGGCCTTCGGCGCGATGGTGGCGGTGTTCCAATGGGGTTGGGGCGGCGCGTGGCTCGGCCTCGACGGACCGACGGGCGCAGTGCCGCTCGTGATCCCCATCATGGTTTTCTGCCTCACGTTCGGACTGAGCATGGATTACGAGGTCATGATCCTCGCGCGCGTGCGGGAAGAGTTCCTCCGCATGCCTGACGGCGACGCCTCGGTGCGACGCGGGCTCGTGGCGACCGGACGCATCATCAGCGGCGCGGCGGCGATCATGGTAGTGGTGTTCGGCGCCTTCGCGCTCGCGGGCGTCGTGGTCGTGAAAATGTTCGGCTTCGGCCTCGCCGTCGCCGTGGCGGTCGACGCGCTCGTCGTCCGCGCGCTCATGGTGCCGGCGGCGATGAAACTCGCCGGCCGCTGGAACTGGTGGCCGGGCCTGCGCGGCGCGCCGGCGTCCAAGGAGGAATGA
- a CDS encoding DUF2249 domain-containing protein, with amino-acid sequence MKPKSFKVFDVRPLLAQGEEPFPLIRARVDALDATHGLTVVAPFLPAPLIELLKSEGFESTMERRTDGAWAVNFWRQNP; translated from the coding sequence ATGAAACCCAAATCCTTCAAAGTCTTCGACGTCCGGCCGCTGTTGGCTCAGGGCGAGGAACCCTTTCCGTTGATCCGCGCACGCGTCGATGCGCTCGATGCCACGCACGGCCTCACCGTCGTCGCGCCATTCCTGCCCGCGCCGTTGATCGAGTTGCTCAAGAGCGAAGGCTTTGAGTCGACGATGGAGCGCCGCACCGACGGCGCATGGGCCGTGAATTTTTGGAGGCAAAACCCATGA
- a CDS encoding cupin domain-containing protein, giving the protein MKAILANDTAGLAALALPDRAPDHGIVSQALLTAPGLRATLFRFAAGQELSEHTSPARVLVQVVAGECEFSVAGEPRLIKPGELLHLPPSAPHAVKAVSDLTLLVIQATPPARA; this is encoded by the coding sequence ATGAAAGCTATTCTCGCCAACGACACCGCCGGCCTCGCCGCGCTCGCCCTGCCCGACCGCGCGCCTGATCACGGCATCGTCTCACAGGCGCTCCTCACCGCGCCCGGCCTGCGCGCGACGCTCTTCCGCTTCGCCGCCGGACAGGAGCTCTCGGAACACACGAGTCCCGCGCGCGTGCTCGTGCAAGTTGTCGCCGGCGAGTGCGAATTTTCCGTCGCCGGCGAGCCACGCCTGATCAAGCCGGGCGAGTTGCTGCACTTGCCGCCCTCCGCGCCGCACGCCGTCAAAGCCGTCAGCGACCTCACCCTGCTCGTCATTCAAGCCACGCCGCCCGCGCGCGCGTGA
- a CDS encoding histidine phosphatase family protein, producing MRNEARSGHPVAAVLRHAARHAITDPAHPELAVLTEEGHAAAEAFGAALGDFARVRLFFSPVLRCQQTAEGIARGVRRTGATVEIHGAHESLGIGYTRDRDEFGRLFELHGEHFVRLWCGGELPAAVIDSADRCASDILAHIRERLAEVTSTPRALDLHVSHDINIMAVREQLVGLRHEDVGWLNFLDGVAFGWREGGLRAIYRERHRELA from the coding sequence TTGCGAAACGAGGCCCGATCCGGTCATCCGGTGGCGGCCGTGCTGCGGCATGCCGCGCGCCACGCCATCACCGATCCGGCGCATCCGGAGCTGGCCGTCTTGACCGAGGAAGGCCACGCCGCCGCGGAGGCATTCGGCGCGGCGCTCGGGGATTTCGCGCGGGTGCGCTTGTTTTTCAGTCCGGTGTTGCGCTGCCAGCAAACGGCCGAAGGCATCGCGCGCGGCGTGCGCCGGACCGGCGCCACGGTCGAGATCCACGGCGCGCACGAGTCGCTCGGCATCGGCTACACGCGCGATCGCGACGAGTTCGGCCGGCTCTTCGAGTTGCACGGCGAACATTTCGTGCGCCTCTGGTGTGGCGGCGAGTTGCCCGCAGCTGTCATCGATTCGGCCGATCGTTGCGCGAGCGATATCCTCGCGCACATCCGCGAGCGACTCGCCGAGGTGACGTCGACGCCGCGCGCGCTCGATCTGCACGTTTCGCACGACATCAACATCATGGCCGTGCGCGAGCAGCTCGTCGGGTTGCGGCATGAGGACGTGGGTTGGTTGAACTTTCTCGATGGCGTGGCGTTCGGCTGGCGCGAGGGCGGCCTGCGCGCGATCTACCGCGAGCGGCACCGCGAACTCGCCTGA